TGGCTTTGAGGGCGGCTTGGGCCAGGCTCTCAACCAACGCCTGAAAGTCAGCGTTGCGGGCCACGAAATCGGTCTCGCTGTTGACTTCCACCATCGCGGCGTTGTTGCCGCTGACCACGAAGCGCACCAAGCCTTCTTTGGCTTCGCGGTCGGCTTTCTTGGCCGCCTTGACGATGCCGCGCTCACGCAGCAGAGCCACCGCTTTGTCTTCGTCGTTGCCCGCGTCAGAGAGCGCCTTTTTAACGTCCATCATGCCCGCGCCGGTCAGTTCACGCAGCTTTTTGATTGATTCCAACATCGTTGATGCCTCCGTTTAAAGAAATTTATTCAGGGGGTGTTCGGGTGGTGCTTGAAAAATGCGGGGCGCTGAAGCATTTCGCTCAGGGCCGCCGCACCGTTTCTTTGCTTCAGCGATTAGCCCTTGATTTCGTTGTCCATCGCTGCGGCTGCGCCGGAAGCGATCTGCTGGCCCTGGGTATCGTTCTGGCTCATTGCGCCGCCGATGCCGCCCTGGGTGGTGAACATCGCCACGTCGTCGCTGATCGGTTCCTGGGCCGCTTCGATGTCGGCGTTGTCTTCGCTGACGCGCTCGCTGCTGACATCCTCGCCGCCGCCACGCGCTTCGACGATGAGGTCGCCGATGCGGTGGGTGATCAGTTGGATGCTGCGGATGGCGTCGTCGTTGCCCGGCACGATGTAGTCGATCACGTCGGGGTCGGAGTCGGTGTCGGCCAAAGCGATGACCGGAATACCCAGTTTGTTGGCTTCCTGCACGGCGATGACTTCCTTGGTGGGATCAACGACAAACAGAGCGTCGGGCAAACGGGTCATCTTGCGGATGCCGCCCACATAGCGCAGCAAACGGTCGCGCTCGGAGCCGAGCTGGATGCGCTCAGCCTTGGGGCGGTCGTTAATGCGGCCCGACTCGAACAGCTCATCGAGTTCGGCGAGGCGGTCGATGCGGGTGCGGATGGTGCGGAAGTTGGTCATCATGCCGCCGAGCCAGCGGCTGGTCACGTAAGGCATGCCGCTGCGGCGGGCTTCGAGTTCCACGATTTCCTGAGCCTGCTTTTTGGTGCCGACAAACAAGATGGTGCCGCCGCGCTCCGAGAGGTCTTTGATGAAATCAAAGCTGCGGTCGATCTGCTTGAGGGTTTTTTGCAAGTCGATGATGAAAATACCGTTGCGCTCAGCGAAGATAAACCGCTTGAACTTGGGGTTCCAACGCTTGGTTTCGTGGCCGAAGTGGACGCCCGCTTCAAGTAACTGCTTCATACCGATATAAGACATGTATTCTCCTGAGCGTTTCAAAATAAAGTTTGCCTTCTGCGTGCCGGGGCAGTGTGTTTATGAAAATAAAACTCGCCTCAGTCTCCGCTGCGACGCTCGAGCGCGGCGGATGGGAACGCGGGGGCACCCAACCGAAGAGTTTAGCACGCCCGCGCCCACTCGGCTAGCGTAGCCCTCGCCTCCTTGTGGGGGAGTCGGGGTAGACTGCTGAGCGTGTTACGTGCCGCGTATTGGCTTTCTGCCGTGATTTATCTGCCGCTGGGGGTGCTGCTGTACTTTTTCCCGAGCAGCCTCAGCCAACTGCTCAGCCTGAGTCCCCTCTGGCTGGCCCGTCTCAGCGGGGCGCTGCTGACCGCTTGGGGCGGCCTGCTGATTGCCGCCGCTTTTCACCCGGACAGCGTGACCCGCTACGGTGTGGCGGCTGCCAACTTGCTGGCCGTCGGCACACTGGTTCCGGCGGCGCTGAAGGGGTCGGTCGGCACAGTCGGCGGCCTGGTGCTGAGCGTCTCAGCCGTGCTGGGCGTGGCCGGAATCTTAGCTTTAATCGGAGGTGGTCGGCGTGCCTGAAGAACTCGGTTCCACTGAAACTAAGCTCCCTGAAAATAAATCCACTGAGCGCCTGCAAAAGCGCCTTGCCCGCGCCGGAGTCGCTTCACGCCGCGCCGCCGAGGAACTGATCAAAGCGGGCCGGGTCACGGTCAACGGCGCAGTGGCCACGCTCGGCCAATCGGTCAGTGAAGACGATCTGGTCGAGGTGGACGAGCTGGCGCTGGACGCCGCTCCCACCGAGCAGCGCACCTTTGCCATGTACAAGCGCCGGGGCATTATCGTCACCACCCACGACGAAAAGGGCCGCCCCGCCGTGATGGACAACATGCCCGAGATTCCCGGCTTACACCCGGTGGGAAGGCTCGACCGCGACTCGGAAGGGCTGCTGCTGCTGACCACCGACGGCGAGCTGACCCTGCGCCTGACCCACCCCCGTTACGGCCACGACAAGGTGTACCGGGCTTGGATCGACGGCGGCATTCCTGAGAACGATACGCTGGACGCCTTGGAAGACGGCATCGAGTTGGAGGACGGCTTCACCTCACCCTCACGGGTTGACCGCGCCGGAAAAGGCGTCTACGTGACCCTGCGTGAAGGCAAAAACCGCCAAGTCCGGCGGATGCTGGAAGCGGTGGGCCACCCGGTCACGCGCTTGGTGCGGGTGCGCCTCGGCGGGCTGTGGCTGGAAGATTTGGTGCCGGGCGAGTGGCGCGAGTTAGACAGCCGCGACCTGTTTGATCTGGAAAACCCCGATAAGACGCCCGAAAATGTCTGGGACCGCAAAGAGGGCTTGACACGGGAGCGCTGGGGATAGCAAACAAGCCTTGATGGAGGTGCTGACCCTTTACTGCTCCCCTCAAGCCGAAAAGGTATTGAGCAGGTAGAAAATCAGGAAGCAGCCCACCCCGATTCCAGCGCCCAAACGAATGGGGCGGGCGCTGTACGTTCGGTTGGCCACTGCTGAGAGCTGAAAGCCCGCGCCCAGCAAGCTCAGCACAAACAAAATCAGGCCCGGACTGAGGCGCGGCAAGTGCAAAAAAGCGACGATATAAAAGGCGCTGAGGGCCACGGTCAGGGCGAGGGCCACCCAGATGAGAATCAGCGAGCGCGTCATCTGTTCGCCCGTCAAACTGGAGCGGTTGACCCACACCAGCACGCTGACCTGCAAAACAATCGTCAAAATCACCAGAAACGACAGCACATTCATAAAGCGCAGCTTAACGGCTCGGCACGGGGCATAGGGCACTGGATACGGGGCCGTGTATACTCACGGGCGCGGGAAGGAACACGGTCGCGCCTTTGCAAAAAGGTGAGGAAAGTCCGGGCACCGCAGGGCAGGATGCCAGCTAACGGCTGGGCGGCGAGCGAACCGCTGTGCGTGAGCAGGCGCACGGGAAGGCGCGAAGCCGACGGACAGTGCCACAGAAACCAGACCGCTTGCTCACCAAGGCCGCTCTCACGGCGCAGCAAGTCAGGGTGAAACGGTGCGGTAAGAGCGCACCAGACCGCTTAGAGATAAGAGGTGACTGGTAAACCCCATCCGGTGCAAGACCCGACAGCAGCGGAGGGCGGCCCGCCCGTTGATGCTCAGGATGGTCGCTTCAGGAGCGCGGCGACGCGCCTTCGCAGAGAGATGATCGTGGCTTCCGCAAGGAAGAACAGAACCCGGCTTACTCCCTTCCCGTGCCAAAAAAAGCGCTGCCCAGAAGAATATTGGGCGGCGCTTTTTGGGCTACGGAAAGTGACTTGTGGGAAAAGGTCAGCCCCCTAACGGCTAAACTGGCTTATGACCGTCACCAACAAACGCGATTTACGCGGGATGAACGGGTCGGGCAGGTCGTGGCCAAAACGCTTGCTGCCCTCAAAGACGCTGTAGAACCCGGCATCACCCCCTTCGAACTGGACGCTTTGGCGGGGGAAGTTTTTGAAGCTCACGGGGCTCAATCTGCACCACGCCTCAAATACGGCGCACCCGTCCATGTCTTTATCAGCGTTAATGACGACATCGTTCACGGCCTGCCCACCAAAAAGCCGTTGGCGGCAGGCGATCTGGTCAGCATTGACGTGACGCCCAACGTGCAGGGCTATGTCGCCGACGCGGCCATCAGCCTAGCTATCCCGCCCGCTTCCCCTGTGGTCATGCGTTTACTGGCCTGCACCGAAGCAACTCTGGCCGAGGCCATCAAAGTCGCCCGGCTCGGCCAACCGCTCAACCGCATCGGACACGCCATTCAGCAAGAAGCCGCTCGGCATCGTTTTACCTTGCTGCGCGAACTGCAAGGCCACGGCGTAGGGAGGGCCATTCACGAGAAGCCCAATGTACCGAACTTTTTCCACCCGACCCTCAACATGCCCCTGCATGAAAGCTTGGTGCTGGCCGTTGAACCGATGCTGTCCAGCGGCCAAGCTTGGCGAACCAAAACCAAGCGCGACGGCTGGACAATTTGCACCCGTGACGGCGGGCTGGCCGCCCATTTTGAACACACCATCATGATTACTGGGGACGCGCCGCTGATCCTGACCGCTTAAGGTTGCACTGACAGCTTCGGTAATACTCCTTTTCGCTCCAGCGCCGCCGCGATAAATCCGGCGAACGGCGGGCTGGGGCGCATCGGGCGCGATTTGAATTCGGGATGGGCTTGCAGGCCCACAAAGAAGGGATGGTCGGGGAGTTCGATGCTCTCCACCAAGCCCGCGCCGCGTCCGGCCATGCCGGGGGTCACGCCGCTGATCAGCAGGCCCGCGTCTTTGAGTTGCTGCACGTACACCGGATTGACCTCATAGCGGTGGCGGTGCCTTTCCTGCACTTCGCCACCCTGCGGCACGCCGTAGAGCCGCGCCAGCTTGCTGCCCGCCGCCAGGTCCATCGGCCAGTCACCGAGGCGCATGGTGCCGCCCAGATCGGCGGTTTCGAGTTGTTCGGGCATCAAGTCGATCACCTTGTAAGGAGCATACGGATCAAACTCGGTGGAGTTGGCTTCCGCGAGGCCCACCACATTGCGGGCGTACTCCAGCACCGCCACCTGCATCCCCAAACAGATCCCCAGATACGGCACACCGTTGGTGCGGGCGTACTCGGCTGCTTTGATTTTGCCCTCGATACCGCGCACGCCGAAGCCGCCCGGCACCAAAATGCCGTCCACGTCGCCGAGTTGCTCCTCGATCTGACCGCCCTCTTCGAGCGCTTCGGTATTGACCCATTTGATGTTGACGCGGGCGTCATTGGCGATTCCAGCGTGCAGCAAGGCTTCCATCATCGACAGGTAAGCGTCGGGCATAGCGGTGTACTTGCCAGCCAGCGCGATGCTGACTTCCCGCTGCGGCGCTTTGATGACCCGCACCGCGTTTTGCCAAACGCCCAGATTGGGGTGGATGTGTTCCAACTGCAGCAAGCTCTCCACCGCTTTGCCCAGTCCCTGTTCTTCCAAAGCCAGCGGGATCTCGTAGACGTGCGGAACATCGAAAGACGAGAACACACGGTTGGCCCTGACACTGGTGAACAGCGCGATTTTCTTGGTGATGTCTTCCGGCAACTTCTCTTTGCTTCTGACCATCACTATGTCGGGGCTGATCCCCACTGAGCGCAGCGTGGCAACAGAATGCTGGGTCGGCTTGGTTTTGAATTCGTTGGAGGTGCCCAGGTACGGGACCAAAGTCAGGTGCAAATACAGGGTGTGTTCGTCGCCAACATCGAAACGGAACTGGCGAATGGCTTCCAGAAACGGCAGGGATTCGATGTCGCCCACCGTGCCGCCGACTTCGATCAACACGATATCGGCTCCGGCCCGCTCACCCGCCTCGGTGATGCGGCGCTTGATTTCGTCAGTAACGTGCGGAATGACCTGCACCGTCTGCGACAGGTAATCGCCCGCCCGCTCCTTGCGAATCACTTCAAGGTACACCTGTCCGGTGGTGATGTTGCTGCCCGCCGGAACGTCGAGGTCGAGGAAGCGCTCGTAGTTGCCCAAGTCGAGATCGGTTTCCGCGCCCGAAGCCGTCACAAAGACTTCGCCGTGCTCGTAAGGCCGCATGGTGCCCGCATCGATATTAATGTACGGATCAATTTTGATGGCCGTGACTTTGTAGCCGCGTGCCCGCATCAGTGCGCCGAGCGAGGCGGTGGCCACGCCCTTGCCAAGGCTCGACACCACGCCGCCGGTCACGAAGATGTATTTGGTGTGCATTGCTTCTCCCTTTGCTTCCTGCGCCCGGCCTAGTTGTGAGACCAAAAAAAGAAATCCGGAGCGCAGTGGCTTCCGGAAATTCAGAGTAGCACAGGGGGTGGTTCAGGGGCAGGACGTCACGCGTGGGCAGGCCCAGTTGCGCGGCGAAACAGTCGCACCCAGAACTTCGTTATTAGCAGCAGTCGCACGAATAGAGGGAGAATCTGAACCACTAATGCGCTGCATCTCAAATGAAAAATTTACGGTGCCGTCAGGTCGAGCAACAGTGCCAGCCGCTATCGCCCCAGTAGGCCGCGTAATAGAAAACTTCAGACTACCAGGTTTAATGTAATCCACAAGAATCGCTCCAGATCTGCCTGTAAAATACGGATCAGACGGTACAGTAAGGATACGATTTATACCATTTCCAGAAGTATAGCTAGGAAACCAAGCGGTTGATCCATCATAAAGATTGGCACGATACTCCATGAGAACCCACTGATCATTATTCTGGGGGTCATCCTTGGGCTTTGAGCTGACAGCTAATGTAGAATCGTTCACTAGCACCGAGCGTAAGACTGGATAATAAGCAAAAAACCGGTAACAGCCATAAGAGCTACTTGAGTTGGAATCATTACTACTGCAGTTAGTGATCGTATCTGTTCCTGGCGTATAAATGGGATCACGCGGAGGCAAAACCATTGCAAGGAAAACATTTGGGACAGGCGCCGTTGCAGAGGCTACGGTCCATTGATACTTATTATTGCCATTGACTGTGTTTTTAGCGGTTGTACCAGTAGTGGTAAGGAGTATATTGCTCGTCGCTGAGCCCGTAGGCCACCACACATACAGCGCTTCCCCCAATCTCCCAGTGATGATCTGTTGCGCTATCTGACCTTCCTTAATAATATCTGCATTGAGATTGATACGGTTAGAGTCGCGTGCAGAGGAGTTGATAATTGCGCCGATTGCCACCAAAAGTGCTCCAGCGATAAAGATACTTATCAGAAGCTCAATCAGAGTGAAGCCATGCTGATCCCTCAACAGCTTCATGGACGTACATCCAGCGTGAGAGTCACAGGGGAGTTAATACCTGACACATTCCTAGTAATAGACAGACGCCGCATAGGAGGATTGGAAAGCTGGGCACAACCGCTAGGACTCATCGGCATATCAAGAACATTGAGATTAGTGCAGGTAACTCCACCGAGCTGAGCAGCAGTCAGAGGTGGATTGTAGTCATAATCTGCGGTCACCAAAGTCCTTACAGCTTCGATTTGACGTTGCGCCTCTGCGGTAGCAGACAGCGTTCGTTGCGAATCGATGTTAACCTTGTTGAATCCAATCAATGGTACGGCAATTGCGGTGACAACTACTCCTATGAGCGCTAATGTGATTAGGGTTTCAATTAGCGTAAATCCCACCTGATGACTCTTTTTCTTATATATCATTAACGAATCACCTTACCTGTTACACCAACCACGTAAAAGATCTGTGTTTTTCCGCCTGATTTACTCACGGTTAGCGTACGGTTAGTAGCTGAAAGATCACCATATGGAGCACCATACGTAAGGCTTCCCACAGTCGATCCACCTATTTGCAGA
The sequence above is drawn from the Deinococcus detaillensis genome and encodes:
- a CDS encoding PulJ/GspJ family protein, producing the protein MKLLRDQHGFTLIELLISIFIAGALLVAIGAIINSSARDSNRINLNADIIKEGQIAQQIITGRLGEALYVWWPTGSATSNILLTTTGTTAKNTVNGNNKYQWTVASATAPVPNVFLAMVLPPRDPIYTPGTDTITNCSSNDSNSSSSYGCYRFFAYYPVLRSVLVNDSTLAVSSKPKDDPQNNDQWVLMEYRANLYDGSTAWFPSYTSGNGINRILTVPSDPYFTGRSGAILVDYIKPGSLKFSITRPTGAIAAGTVARPDGTVNFSFEMQRISGSDSPSIRATAANNEVLGATVSPRNWACPRVTSCP
- a CDS encoding type IV pilin protein yields the protein MIYKKKSHQVGFTLIETLITLALIGVVVTAIAVPLIGFNKVNIDSQRTLSATAEAQRQIEAVRTLVTADYDYNPPLTAAQLGGVTCTNLNVLDMPMSPSGCAQLSNPPMRRLSITRNVSGINSPVTLTLDVRP
- the rpsB gene encoding 30S ribosomal protein S2, whose product is MSYIGMKQLLEAGVHFGHETKRWNPKFKRFIFAERNGIFIIDLQKTLKQIDRSFDFIKDLSERGGTILFVGTKKQAQEIVELEARRSGMPYVTSRWLGGMMTNFRTIRTRIDRLAELDELFESGRINDRPKAERIQLGSERDRLLRYVGGIRKMTRLPDALFVVDPTKEVIAVQEANKLGIPVIALADTDSDPDVIDYIVPGNDDAIRSIQLITHRIGDLIVEARGGGEDVSSERVSEDNADIEAAQEPISDDVAMFTTQGGIGGAMSQNDTQGQQIASGAAAAMDNEIKG
- a CDS encoding CTP synthase; its protein translation is MHTKYIFVTGGVVSSLGKGVATASLGALMRARGYKVTAIKIDPYINIDAGTMRPYEHGEVFVTASGAETDLDLGNYERFLDLDVPAGSNITTGQVYLEVIRKERAGDYLSQTVQVIPHVTDEIKRRITEAGERAGADIVLIEVGGTVGDIESLPFLEAIRQFRFDVGDEHTLYLHLTLVPYLGTSNEFKTKPTQHSVATLRSVGISPDIVMVRSKEKLPEDITKKIALFTSVRANRVFSSFDVPHVYEIPLALEEQGLGKAVESLLQLEHIHPNLGVWQNAVRVIKAPQREVSIALAGKYTAMPDAYLSMMEALLHAGIANDARVNIKWVNTEALEEGGQIEEQLGDVDGILVPGGFGVRGIEGKIKAAEYARTNGVPYLGICLGMQVAVLEYARNVVGLAEANSTEFDPYAPYKVIDLMPEQLETADLGGTMRLGDWPMDLAAGSKLARLYGVPQGGEVQERHRHRYEVNPVYVQQLKDAGLLISGVTPGMAGRGAGLVESIELPDHPFFVGLQAHPEFKSRPMRPSPPFAGFIAAALERKGVLPKLSVQP
- a CDS encoding DUF4175 domain-containing protein, translated to MNVLSFLVILTIVLQVSVLVWVNRSSLTGEQMTRSLILIWVALALTVALSAFYIVAFLHLPRLSPGLILFVLSLLGAGFQLSAVANRTYSARPIRLGAGIGVGCFLIFYLLNTFSA
- a CDS encoding pseudouridine synthase, with protein sequence MPEELGSTETKLPENKSTERLQKRLARAGVASRRAAEELIKAGRVTVNGAVATLGQSVSEDDLVEVDELALDAAPTEQRTFAMYKRRGIIVTTHDEKGRPAVMDNMPEIPGLHPVGRLDRDSEGLLLLTTDGELTLRLTHPRYGHDKVYRAWIDGGIPENDTLDALEDGIELEDGFTSPSRVDRAGKGVYVTLREGKNRQVRRMLEAVGHPVTRLVRVRLGGLWLEDLVPGEWRELDSRDLFDLENPDKTPENVWDRKEGLTRERWG
- the map gene encoding type I methionyl aminopeptidase produces the protein MAKTLAALKDAVEPGITPFELDALAGEVFEAHGAQSAPRLKYGAPVHVFISVNDDIVHGLPTKKPLAAGDLVSIDVTPNVQGYVADAAISLAIPPASPVVMRLLACTEATLAEAIKVARLGQPLNRIGHAIQQEAARHRFTLLRELQGHGVGRAIHEKPNVPNFFHPTLNMPLHESLVLAVEPMLSSGQAWRTKTKRDGWTICTRDGGLAAHFEHTIMITGDAPLILTA